One Thermoanaerobacter pseudethanolicus ATCC 33223 DNA window includes the following coding sequences:
- a CDS encoding PTS lactose/cellobiose transporter subunit IIA, whose amino-acid sequence MDLEQIIYNLVLHGGNARAEAYEALDAAERGDFEEAEKHLEKADEEFYEGHKYQNMLTQGEQSEAPNFLVIHAQDQLMTALAEKNLIKRMIELYKRVNQLEKRQK is encoded by the coding sequence ATGGACTTAGAACAAATAATATACAACTTAGTATTGCATGGAGGAAATGCAAGAGCGGAAGCTTATGAAGCATTGGATGCAGCCGAAAGAGGAGATTTTGAAGAAGCTGAGAAACATCTTGAAAAAGCAGATGAAGAGTTTTATGAAGGGCATAAATACCAAAATATGCTTACACAAGGAGAGCAAAGTGAAGCTCCTAATTTTCTAGTAATTCACGCTCAAGACCAGCTTATGACAGCTCTTGCTGAAAAAAACTTAATAAAAAGAATGATTGAACTCTATAAAAGAGTCAATCAATTAGAAAAAAGACAAAAATAA
- a CDS encoding PTS sugar transporter subunit IIC, translated as MNDRLSNNWFMKWMEESLMPVLARIAQNVYLQSIRDAFSSFALPVILTGALFLIIANPPEGINWAPIHAWARAVKPIAAQIMIPFQLTFGIMAMMVAFGTAYSLATRWDLDETMTGIISMLAFFITSFPATDVTKVTFGDVLNYLGGQGLFVAIIIGIITAIVVRFFNKSGLVIKMPEGVPPYVVRSFLALVPMFVMIVSAWIVEWIVWANFHITLPQLVLDLFKPLVAASNSYPAALAEIILMMLLWSLGIHGMNVVSSIAYPFWMTQLAANAEAAAKGLPLPGIVTEPFFHVFTHLGGSGTTWPLTIMFLLSASAQLRTIGRAELIPAIFNINEPLIFGAPIVLNPILIIPFILAPAAVVTINYFAFAVNLVPKPLIQLPFTVPVFISGFLSSGGHWQGALLQLVNLIVTAIIYYPFFKMYEAQLLKNEKEVKDQE; from the coding sequence ATGAACGATAGGCTTTCAAACAATTGGTTTATGAAGTGGATGGAAGAATCTTTAATGCCAGTTCTTGCTCGTATAGCGCAAAATGTGTATTTGCAGTCAATTAGAGACGCATTTTCAAGCTTTGCTTTGCCTGTGATTTTGACTGGTGCCCTTTTCTTAATTATAGCAAATCCACCAGAGGGAATTAATTGGGCACCTATACATGCATGGGCAAGAGCAGTAAAACCTATTGCAGCTCAAATCATGATACCTTTCCAACTTACTTTTGGGATAATGGCTATGATGGTAGCCTTTGGTACAGCTTATAGCCTTGCTACACGATGGGACCTCGACGAGACGATGACAGGAATTATTTCAATGTTGGCATTTTTTATAACAAGCTTTCCTGCAACAGATGTGACAAAAGTTACTTTTGGAGATGTACTAAATTACCTCGGTGGTCAAGGCTTGTTTGTAGCAATAATAATAGGCATAATTACGGCAATAGTTGTGAGATTCTTTAACAAAAGTGGTTTGGTAATAAAAATGCCTGAAGGTGTGCCACCTTATGTGGTAAGAAGCTTCTTAGCATTAGTTCCTATGTTTGTAATGATAGTGTCAGCGTGGATTGTAGAATGGATTGTATGGGCAAATTTCCATATAACATTGCCGCAATTGGTGCTTGACTTATTTAAGCCCCTTGTTGCTGCATCAAATAGTTATCCTGCAGCTTTAGCTGAAATAATACTCATGATGCTTTTGTGGTCATTAGGAATTCACGGTATGAATGTTGTTTCTTCAATTGCTTATCCTTTCTGGATGACACAATTGGCTGCAAATGCAGAGGCTGCAGCAAAGGGATTGCCTTTACCAGGTATTGTAACTGAACCTTTCTTCCATGTGTTTACCCACTTAGGCGGTTCAGGTACTACATGGCCTTTGACAATAATGTTTTTACTTTCTGCTTCTGCACAACTTAGAACAATTGGAAGAGCTGAGCTTATACCTGCAATATTTAATATAAACGAACCATTGATTTTTGGTGCTCCTATTGTGTTAAATCCAATACTCATTATTCCGTTTATATTAGCTCCAGCAGCTGTTGTAACAATAAATTACTTTGCTTTTGCTGTAAATTTAGTACCCAAACCTTTAATACAATTGCCTTTTACAGTTCCAGTTTTTATAAGCGGATTTTTATCTTCCGGTGGCCATTGGCAAGGAGCTTTGTTACAGCTGGTAAATTTAATTGTAACAGCGATTATATACTATCCCTTCTTTAAAATGTATGAAGCTCAACTTTTAAAGAACGAAAAAGAAGTAAAAGACCAAGAATAA
- a CDS encoding PTS sugar transporter subunit IIB translates to MAIRGVILCSWGATSSALAKKVTDEAKKQGLDVVVDAGGTGEFKKKAEEYDVALLEPQVRHLKKEIESIASKYNIPVDIVDMQAFAMMDGKKILNQIIELAKKSGKEV, encoded by the coding sequence ATGGCAATAAGAGGAGTAATACTCTGCAGCTGGGGAGCAACTTCCAGTGCTCTTGCTAAAAAGGTAACAGATGAAGCTAAAAAGCAAGGATTGGATGTTGTGGTAGATGCTGGCGGTACAGGAGAGTTTAAAAAGAAGGCAGAGGAATACGATGTAGCATTATTAGAACCACAAGTAAGACATCTCAAAAAAGAAATTGAATCAATCGCTTCTAAATACAATATCCCTGTTGATATAGTCGACATGCAGGCCTTTGCTATGATGGATGGCAAAAAAATATTAAATCAAATAATTGAGCTTGCTAAAAAAAGTGGAAAAGAAGTTTAA
- the hydG gene encoding [FeFe] hydrogenase H-cluster radical SAM maturase HydG gives MIKEKADFIDDEKIRQDLEKAKKATIKYALEIIEKAKKLKGITPEEAAVLLNVEDEDLLNEMFKVARYIKEEIYGNRIVIFAPLYVSNYCVNNCRYCGYRHSNEQERKKLTMEEVRREVEILEEMGHKRLAVEAGEDPVNCPIDYIIDVIKTIYDTKLKNGSIRRVNVNIAATTVENYKKLKEVGIGTYILFQETYHRPTYEYMHPQGPKHDYDYHLTAMDRAMEAGIDDVGLGVLYGLYDYKYETVAMLYHANHLEEKFGVGPHTISVPRLRPALNTPIDKFPYIVSDKDFKKLVAVIRMAVPYTGMILSTREKPKFREEVISIGISQISAGSCTGVGGYHEEISKKGGSKPQFEVEDKRSPNEILRTLCEQGYLPSYCTACYRMGRTGDRFMTFAKSGQIHNFCLPNAILTFKEFLIDYGDEKTKEIGEKAIAVNLEKIPSITVREETKRRLTRIENGERDLFF, from the coding sequence ATGATAAAAGAAAAAGCAGATTTTATTGATGATGAAAAGATAAGACAGGATTTAGAAAAGGCTAAAAAAGCGACAATTAAATATGCATTAGAAATTATAGAGAAAGCTAAAAAGCTAAAAGGCATTACTCCTGAAGAAGCGGCGGTACTTTTAAATGTAGAAGATGAGGATTTGCTTAATGAGATGTTTAAAGTAGCAAGGTATATAAAAGAAGAAATATATGGAAATAGAATTGTGATATTTGCCCCCCTTTATGTAAGTAACTACTGTGTAAACAACTGTAGATATTGTGGTTACAGACATTCTAATGAGCAGGAAAGAAAAAAGCTTACAATGGAAGAAGTGAGAAGAGAAGTTGAGATTTTGGAAGAGATGGGACATAAGAGATTAGCAGTTGAAGCTGGAGAAGACCCTGTAAATTGCCCTATAGATTATATTATCGATGTAATAAAGACGATATACGATACAAAACTTAAAAACGGAAGCATAAGAAGGGTAAATGTCAATATAGCAGCGACTACTGTGGAAAATTACAAAAAACTTAAAGAAGTAGGAATAGGGACTTATATTTTATTCCAAGAAACTTACCATAGACCTACGTATGAATACATGCATCCACAAGGTCCAAAACACGATTACGACTACCATTTGACTGCTATGGATAGGGCTATGGAGGCAGGCATTGACGACGTAGGATTAGGGGTTTTGTATGGGCTTTATGATTACAAATACGAAACTGTTGCGATGCTTTATCATGCGAACCATTTAGAGGAGAAATTTGGAGTTGGGCCACATACTATTTCAGTACCGCGACTTAGACCAGCTCTTAACACTCCCATAGATAAATTCCCATATATTGTATCAGATAAAGACTTTAAAAAATTAGTAGCCGTCATAAGAATGGCAGTGCCCTATACAGGGATGATTTTGTCTACAAGAGAGAAGCCTAAATTTAGAGAAGAAGTAATAAGCATTGGCATTTCTCAGATTAGTGCAGGTTCTTGTACAGGAGTAGGTGGATATCATGAAGAGATATCCAAAAAAGGTGGTTCAAAGCCACAATTTGAGGTAGAAGACAAAAGAAGTCCTAATGAAATTTTGAGGACTTTGTGTGAACAAGGGTATCTCCCAAGTTATTGTACTGCCTGCTACAGAATGGGACGTACAGGAGACAGGTTTATGACCTTTGCGAAATCAGGGCAAATACACAACTTCTGTCTACCTAATGCGATACTAACCTTCAAAGAGTTTTTGATTGATTACGGGGATGAAAAAACTAAGGAAATTGGAGAAAAAGCTATAGCGGTAAATTTAGAGAAAATTCCATCAATAACTGTAAGGGAAGAGACAAAGAGAAGGCTTACAAGAATAGAAAATGGAGAAAGAGATCTTTTCTTTTAA
- the spoVB gene encoding stage V sporulation protein B, which translates to MHNRSFIRGAFILTIANIIDRGIGFIFRIILSNMLGPEGTGIYQLVLPIYFVSITFLTSGTMAVTSRFISEERAKGNKKNMFKILKITFLIVLIIAFTISSLLFFNTKYVAEKLLHEPRALLSILIFAPVLIIVASSSVFKGFFQGVINMIPASVSEIVEQIVRVSTTLYLIQLFTGAKLEYLVAIAIFGISVGEIVSFLMYILFYKREVKIINKEMPYDGKEWDTFSIVKTIVVTSIPITFSKLIVNVLDLAESLIIPSRLVVSGLTHSEAMSEFGKMLGMAVPLAYMPAVITSSLSTTVLPAVSEAAALKKWDTVRLRINQAIGYTTLVAFPAIILFLALPEQISQLLYPSSPGVGAFVRVISMGSIFAFLEAVVASILHGLGKQTVVLKNSIIWLGVCIIGMYYLTAMPQLRLFGYIYSFIFADALILMLNMFELIKMTGLRIDYLNWFIKPITASTIMGIIVIIIHSKLLTINVNMWINIFLSIFTGILAYLLLCSALKLPYIEDLRKIILLKN; encoded by the coding sequence ATGCACAATAGGTCTTTTATTCGCGGTGCTTTTATATTAACTATTGCCAATATTATAGACAGAGGCATTGGATTTATCTTTAGAATAATTTTATCAAATATGTTAGGCCCGGAAGGTACGGGTATTTATCAATTAGTTCTTCCTATATATTTTGTTTCAATAACTTTTTTAACCTCTGGTACGATGGCTGTCACTTCTCGCTTTATTTCAGAAGAAAGAGCAAAAGGAAACAAAAAAAATATGTTTAAAATTTTAAAAATTACTTTTTTGATAGTATTGATAATTGCTTTTACTATTTCTTCGTTGCTATTTTTTAATACTAAGTACGTAGCTGAAAAGTTACTTCACGAACCAAGAGCACTTTTATCAATTCTCATTTTTGCACCGGTGCTTATCATTGTTGCTTCTTCATCAGTGTTTAAGGGATTTTTTCAAGGAGTTATAAATATGATACCTGCTTCAGTTTCAGAAATTGTTGAACAAATAGTACGGGTATCAACAACTTTATATTTAATACAGCTTTTTACAGGAGCTAAACTTGAATATTTAGTAGCGATAGCTATATTTGGCATATCTGTAGGTGAAATTGTCAGTTTTCTTATGTACATACTTTTTTACAAAAGGGAAGTAAAAATTATAAACAAAGAAATGCCTTATGATGGAAAGGAATGGGATACTTTTTCTATAGTAAAAACGATAGTGGTTACTTCCATACCTATAACTTTTTCAAAATTAATTGTAAATGTGTTGGATTTAGCGGAATCTTTAATAATTCCTTCAAGACTTGTTGTCTCAGGTCTCACTCACAGTGAAGCGATGTCTGAATTTGGCAAAATGTTAGGTATGGCAGTGCCTCTTGCATACATGCCAGCAGTTATAACTTCAAGTCTTTCCACTACTGTACTTCCTGCAGTTTCTGAAGCAGCTGCTCTAAAAAAGTGGGATACAGTAAGACTTAGGATTAACCAAGCAATTGGCTATACTACTTTAGTAGCTTTTCCTGCTATAATTTTATTTTTAGCTCTTCCTGAGCAAATTTCTCAGCTTTTGTATCCTTCTTCCCCAGGAGTAGGGGCTTTTGTGAGAGTGATTTCCATGGGAAGTATTTTCGCCTTTCTAGAAGCAGTAGTAGCGAGTATTCTCCATGGATTAGGAAAACAAACTGTAGTTTTAAAGAATTCCATAATATGGCTAGGAGTCTGTATTATAGGTATGTATTACTTAACCGCTATGCCACAACTTAGACTTTTTGGATATATATACAGCTTTATATTTGCCGATGCTCTTATTTTAATGCTAAATATGTTTGAGCTCATAAAAATGACAGGATTAAGAATAGACTATTTAAATTGGTTTATAAAACCGATAACAGCATCAACAATTATGGGAATAATTGTTATAATTATCCACAGTAAATTGTTGACAATTAATGTTAATATGTGGATAAATATTTTTTTATCAATTTTTACGGGAATTCTTGCCTATTTACTGCTTTGCTCTGCGCTGAAACTACCTTATATTGAGGATTTAAGAAAAATAATTTTGTTGAAAAATTAA
- a CDS encoding M20 metallopeptidase family protein, producing the protein MDILKEAEKVEKEVIELRRKIHMYPELGFEETKTSEIVYDYLKNLGIEVKRIAKTGVVGTLKGNGSKTIAIRADMDALPIQEENDVEYASQIPGRMHACGHDVHTAILLGTAKLLANMRDKLKGNVKFIFQPAEETTGGALPLIEEGVLENPKVDAIIGLHVDPELQVGQIGITYGKAYASSDMFDIIVKGKSSHGAEPHKSVDAIVIAANIVNILQTVVSRKANPLSPIVLTIGIIEGGYARNIIANKVRMSGIIRMMEEEKRDEIVEMVEKICDNTAKAMGGEVEFKRTRGYPCLVNHKGMTDLIKETAFPLLGESNVIEVAPTMGVEDFAYFLQKVPGSFYKLGCGNKEKGINKPIHNNQFNIDEDCIKIGLAVHVSTVLKYLNSNG; encoded by the coding sequence ATGGATATTCTCAAAGAGGCTGAAAAAGTAGAAAAAGAAGTAATAGAATTAAGGCGAAAAATACACATGTACCCTGAATTAGGTTTTGAAGAAACAAAAACTTCTGAAATTGTTTATGATTATTTAAAAAATTTAGGGATTGAAGTAAAGAGAATTGCTAAAACTGGCGTTGTGGGGACCCTTAAAGGCAATGGAAGCAAGACGATAGCTATAAGAGCAGATATGGACGCTCTTCCAATTCAAGAAGAAAATGATGTAGAATATGCATCGCAGATTCCAGGAAGAATGCATGCTTGTGGGCATGATGTTCATACAGCTATACTTCTTGGTACTGCTAAACTTTTGGCAAATATGAGAGATAAGTTAAAGGGAAATGTTAAGTTTATATTTCAACCAGCGGAAGAAACAACGGGGGGAGCTCTTCCGTTGATTGAAGAAGGGGTTTTAGAAAATCCTAAAGTTGATGCTATAATAGGACTACATGTAGACCCAGAACTTCAAGTTGGGCAAATAGGGATAACCTATGGAAAAGCCTATGCTTCATCAGATATGTTTGACATAATTGTAAAAGGCAAAAGTAGTCACGGGGCTGAGCCTCACAAATCGGTGGATGCCATAGTGATTGCTGCTAATATTGTAAATATACTCCAAACAGTTGTTAGTAGAAAAGCTAACCCACTAAGTCCTATAGTGCTAACTATTGGTATTATTGAAGGAGGATACGCACGAAATATAATAGCGAACAAAGTGAGGATGTCTGGAATTATAAGAATGATGGAAGAAGAAAAAAGAGACGAGATAGTTGAGATGGTGGAGAAGATTTGCGATAATACAGCAAAAGCTATGGGAGGAGAAGTAGAATTTAAAAGAACAAGAGGGTATCCTTGCCTTGTAAATCACAAAGGTATGACAGACCTCATAAAAGAAACTGCTTTTCCTTTGCTAGGGGAAAGTAATGTGATAGAAGTTGCCCCAACAATGGGAGTAGAAGATTTTGCTTATTTTTTACAAAAAGTCCCTGGTAGCTTTTATAAATTAGGATGTGGCAATAAAGAAAAAGGAATAAATAAACCTATACATAACAACCAATTTAATATCGATGAGGACTGTATTAAAATTGGCCTTGCTGTACACGTCTCTACAGTTTTAAAATATTTAAACTCAAATGGTTAA
- the murI gene encoding glutamate racemase, with amino-acid sequence MDSRPIGVFDSGVGGLTVLKRLVEVLPGEDYIYFGDTKRVPYGDRSEEEIKKFAKQILNFMREQKVKAVVIACNTTCAVINKSEYDVVLFDVLKAGAESAALYTINKKIGVIATTRTVESKSYEKNIKIIDKNIEVYQKACPEFVPLIEKGLYNSPIAYETASKCLKELKEKDIDTLVLGCTHYPLMASVIEEIMGENVKIVDPAIKLAYDVKDYLLKKDLLNPQIRGKAEFFVSGDKDNFIKTAEMLLGEKIENVLHVDIEKY; translated from the coding sequence ATGGACTCAAGACCAATAGGTGTTTTTGACTCTGGAGTAGGAGGACTTACAGTACTAAAAAGACTTGTTGAGGTTTTACCAGGAGAAGACTATATTTACTTTGGTGATACAAAAAGAGTTCCCTATGGCGATAGAAGTGAAGAAGAGATAAAAAAATTTGCAAAACAGATTTTAAATTTTATGAGAGAGCAAAAAGTAAAAGCTGTAGTAATAGCTTGTAATACTACTTGTGCAGTTATAAATAAAAGCGAATATGATGTGGTTCTTTTTGATGTTTTAAAAGCAGGGGCAGAGAGCGCTGCCCTATACACTATAAATAAAAAAATAGGTGTTATTGCAACCACAAGAACTGTTGAAAGCAAAAGCTATGAAAAGAATATAAAAATTATTGATAAAAATATTGAAGTTTACCAAAAGGCATGTCCGGAGTTTGTCCCACTTATTGAAAAAGGGCTATACAATTCGCCAATAGCCTATGAAACTGCTAGCAAGTGTTTAAAAGAATTGAAAGAAAAAGATATAGATACTCTTGTTTTAGGTTGTACCCATTATCCTTTAATGGCTTCAGTTATAGAAGAGATAATGGGAGAAAATGTAAAAATAGTAGACCCTGCAATTAAATTAGCCTATGATGTGAAAGATTATTTATTAAAGAAAGATTTATTAAATCCTCAAATCAGGGGTAAGGCAGAATTTTTTGTAAGTGGAGATAAAGATAATTTTATCAAAACGGCAGAAATGCTATTAGGCGAGAAAATTGAGAATGTTTTGCATGTAGACATAGAAAAATATTAA
- a CDS encoding class I SAM-dependent methyltransferase translates to MEYYRKVLAILKEHVDLGKYIKFLDVGCGTGALCYVLNFNIIPHKNYDIIDTMV, encoded by the coding sequence ATGGAATATTATAGAAAAGTATTAGCTATTTTGAAAGAGCATGTTGATTTAGGAAAGTACATAAAATTTTTAGATGTAGGATGTGGTACAGGTGCATTGTGTTATGTATTAAATTTTAATATTATTCCACATAAAAACTATGATATAATAGATACCATGGTGTGA
- the purD gene encoding phosphoribosylamine--glycine ligase: MKVLVIGGGGREHAIVHKLSQSPKVDKIYCAPGNAGIGLLAECVDIKIGDIEKLKEFAIKNNIDLTVVGPEMPLVQGIVDEFEKAGLKIFGPNKNAAAIEGSKYFTKHLLSKYNIPTGRFKAFDKYQEAMKFLKETWYPVVMKADGLAQGKGVFIVKDFIEAKEALDLMMKKRIFGASGDIVIIEEMLFGKEASVFAFTDGENILPMVSAMDYKKVYEGDKGPNTGGMGSIAPNPYLEKETLKEVMESILKPVVKALQKEGIVYKGVLYAGLMLTKEGPKVLEFNARFGDPETQVVLPLLKTDLINIIEATIEGKLDKIQIEWEDKKAVCAVAVSNGYPGEYQTGFEITGLEKVKEAFVYHAGTVLKDGKITTSGGRVLAVTSIGDSYEEAREKVYREIKKISFKGMYYRKDIALVSQV, translated from the coding sequence ATGAAGGTTTTAGTCATAGGGGGAGGGGGAAGAGAACATGCAATTGTTCACAAACTTTCACAAAGTCCTAAAGTGGATAAAATCTACTGTGCTCCTGGTAATGCTGGCATAGGGCTTTTAGCAGAATGTGTTGACATAAAAATTGGAGATATTGAAAAGCTTAAAGAATTTGCCATAAAAAATAACATTGATTTAACAGTTGTAGGACCTGAGATGCCATTGGTACAAGGTATTGTGGATGAATTTGAAAAAGCAGGGCTTAAAATCTTTGGGCCTAATAAAAATGCTGCGGCTATTGAGGGAAGCAAATATTTTACTAAACATCTTCTTTCTAAATACAATATTCCTACTGGAAGGTTTAAAGCCTTTGACAAGTATCAGGAGGCTATGAAGTTTTTAAAAGAGACATGGTATCCTGTTGTGATGAAAGCAGATGGACTGGCACAAGGTAAAGGAGTGTTTATTGTAAAAGACTTTATAGAGGCAAAAGAAGCTCTTGATTTAATGATGAAAAAAAGGATTTTTGGTGCATCAGGAGATATCGTAATAATAGAAGAGATGCTTTTTGGAAAAGAAGCGTCAGTATTCGCATTTACAGATGGAGAAAATATTTTACCTATGGTTTCTGCTATGGATTACAAAAAGGTCTATGAAGGAGACAAAGGTCCTAACACTGGAGGTATGGGAAGCATTGCACCAAATCCTTATCTTGAAAAAGAAACTTTAAAAGAAGTGATGGAAAGTATTTTAAAACCAGTGGTAAAGGCACTTCAAAAAGAAGGCATTGTATATAAAGGAGTGTTATACGCAGGTTTAATGCTTACAAAAGAAGGGCCTAAGGTTTTAGAATTTAATGCAAGATTTGGAGACCCTGAAACACAAGTTGTACTGCCCCTTTTAAAAACAGACCTTATTAATATAATAGAAGCTACCATAGAAGGAAAACTTGATAAAATACAAATTGAATGGGAAGACAAAAAGGCTGTATGTGCCGTTGCGGTATCAAACGGTTACCCAGGGGAATATCAGACTGGTTTTGAGATAACAGGGTTAGAAAAAGTAAAAGAAGCATTTGTATATCATGCAGGGACAGTATTAAAAGATGGTAAAATTACCACATCAGGAGGAAGAGTGCTTGCTGTTACCTCAATAGGGGATTCATATGAAGAAGCGAGAGAAAAAGTTTATAGAGAAATTAAAAAAATAAGCTTTAAAGGGATGTACTATAGAAAAGATATTGCTTTGGTAAGCCAGGTGTAA
- the purH gene encoding bifunctional phosphoribosylaminoimidazolecarboxamide formyltransferase/IMP cyclohydrolase — translation MAKKALISVSKKEGIVEFAKKLNELGYEIISTGGTYNLLKENRVNVVKVSDITGFPEIMDGRVKTLHPKIHGGLLAIRDNEEHIKALKEHGIEPIDIVVINLYPFKETILKENVTLEEAIENIDIGGPSMIRAAAKNYKYVTILVDPKDYDTVIEEIKQYGNTKEETRFYLAAKAFGHTALYDSLIYNYLIQKNNIEFPEVMAFAYEKAQDMRYGENPHQKAAFYKNPIKAYGIAECEQLHGKELSFNNINDANAAIELLREFKEPAAVAVKHTNPCGVAIADNIYNAYLKAYESDPVSIFGGIVALNRTVDVKTAEELIKIFLEIVIAPDFEEEAFEILKKKKNLRILRLKEGYEKEYDLKKVEGGLLVQEKDEIDLDENNLKVVTKKAPTQKEMEDLRFAWKVVKHVKSNAIVLAKDGATVGIGVGQVNRIWPTEQAIKQAGSKAKGSVLASDAFFPFPDVVEVASKAGITAIIQPGGSQNDALSIEAADKGGVSMIFTGIRHFKH, via the coding sequence ATGGCCAAAAAAGCGTTAATAAGTGTTTCAAAAAAAGAAGGCATAGTTGAATTTGCTAAAAAGCTTAATGAATTAGGATATGAAATAATATCAACAGGTGGGACTTATAATCTTCTTAAAGAAAATAGAGTAAATGTAGTAAAGGTATCAGACATAACAGGTTTCCCTGAAATTATGGACGGGAGAGTAAAGACGCTTCACCCTAAAATTCATGGAGGGCTTCTTGCAATAAGAGACAATGAAGAGCACATTAAAGCTCTTAAAGAACATGGCATTGAACCAATAGATATAGTTGTCATAAATTTATATCCTTTTAAAGAAACAATCCTCAAAGAAAATGTGACTTTAGAAGAAGCGATAGAAAATATAGACATTGGCGGTCCTTCAATGATAAGGGCTGCAGCTAAAAACTACAAATATGTAACTATTCTTGTAGATCCAAAGGATTATGATACAGTCATTGAAGAAATAAAACAATATGGCAATACAAAAGAAGAGACGAGATTTTATCTGGCAGCAAAAGCTTTTGGCCATACAGCCCTTTACGATTCTTTGATATACAATTATTTGATACAAAAAAATAACATAGAGTTTCCCGAAGTTATGGCCTTTGCCTATGAAAAAGCTCAAGACATGAGATATGGTGAAAATCCTCATCAAAAGGCGGCTTTTTACAAAAATCCCATAAAAGCCTATGGCATTGCAGAATGTGAGCAGCTGCACGGTAAAGAGCTCTCTTTTAACAATATAAACGATGCAAATGCCGCAATAGAACTTTTAAGAGAGTTTAAAGAGCCTGCAGCAGTTGCCGTAAAGCACACAAATCCTTGTGGAGTAGCTATTGCAGATAATATATACAATGCTTACTTAAAAGCTTATGAGAGTGACCCTGTTTCTATTTTTGGGGGAATTGTAGCATTAAATAGAACTGTAGATGTTAAAACAGCTGAAGAACTTATAAAAATATTCTTAGAAATAGTAATTGCTCCAGACTTTGAAGAAGAGGCCTTTGAGATTTTAAAGAAAAAGAAAAACTTAAGGATATTGAGGTTAAAAGAAGGATATGAAAAAGAATATGATTTAAAGAAAGTAGAAGGCGGACTTTTAGTACAAGAAAAAGATGAAATAGATTTAGATGAGAATAATTTGAAAGTAGTTACTAAAAAAGCACCTACGCAAAAAGAGATGGAAGATTTAAGGTTTGCCTGGAAGGTAGTAAAGCACGTAAAATCTAATGCGATTGTTTTAGCAAAAGATGGAGCTACAGTAGGTATTGGCGTTGGACAAGTCAACAGAATATGGCCAACAGAGCAAGCAATCAAACAAGCAGGTAGCAAAGCAAAAGGAAGTGTCCTTGCATCAGATGCCTTTTTCCCATTTCCAGATGTTGTGGAGGTAGCTTCAAAGGCTGGTATAACTGCCATAATCCAACCAGGCGGCTCACAAAACGATGCTTTATCAATTGAAGCTGCAGATAAAGGCGGCGTATCAATGATATTCACAGGCATAAGGCATTTTAAACATTGA
- the purN gene encoding phosphoribosylglycinamide formyltransferase, whose product MNLVVMASGNGTDLQSIIDAIEEGYINARIIAVISDKKGAYALERAKKHGIATYCLPKKELKENFQRELLKLLEKLNPDGIILAGFLTILSGEIVERFENKIINIHPSLIPAFCGKGFYGMKVHQAVYEYGVKYTGCTVHFVDSGADTGPIILQEVVKIDEEDTPEAIAKKVLEVEHKVLPYAVKLFTEGKLKVEGRKVKILKF is encoded by the coding sequence ATGAACCTTGTGGTGATGGCATCAGGTAACGGGACTGATTTGCAGTCAATAATTGATGCCATTGAAGAAGGATATATAAATGCCAGGATAATTGCCGTCATTAGCGATAAAAAAGGAGCTTATGCTCTTGAAAGGGCAAAAAAACACGGAATTGCTACTTACTGCCTTCCCAAAAAAGAATTGAAAGAAAATTTCCAAAGAGAGTTATTAAAACTTCTTGAAAAATTGAATCCGGATGGAATAATTCTTGCAGGTTTTTTGACAATTCTCAGTGGAGAAATTGTAGAAAGATTTGAAAACAAGATAATAAATATACATCCCTCACTTATCCCTGCCTTTTGTGGCAAAGGATTTTATGGAATGAAGGTACATCAGGCGGTCTATGAATACGGAGTAAAATACACCGGCTGTACTGTTCACTTTGTGGACAGTGGTGCTGATACCGGACCTATTATTCTTCAAGAAGTTGTGAAAATTGATGAAGAGGATACGCCAGAGGCCATTGCAAAAAAAGTACTGGAAGTAGAACACAAAGTTTTACCTTATGCAGTTAAGCTTTTTACAGAGGGGAAGTTAAAAGTCGAAGGTAGAAAAGTGAAAATATTAAAGTTTTAA